A region of the Parasteatoda tepidariorum isolate YZ-2023 chromosome 7, CAS_Ptep_4.0, whole genome shotgun sequence genome:
TATCATGGATAACCAGACCATCCAGATCTATTTGGATTATCGCTGAATGGTGTGTATACAATTGTAGCAGGGGGATTGAAAGATAGGaagtttaaatatcaataaaaaactaACACGTTTACTGGGGTACCCAAAAATCAACGTGGGGCGTAGCCTTTATTTATCCTAGCAGCACATATCATACACTAAAATTACATTACTACAACCCCACAATTACGGGGAGGGCAGGGCATACAAACATATATGATAACAATAACAGTAAGGCAGCGAGAAAAGATGGTAATAGGAGGACTAGTAAAGATGTACTTACTGTTGGGGCTTCCCTGTGAGATGCTCCACGTAGATGTTTCTGGAAGTGCGGATGGTGTCGCTGACGCATAACTTTGCCATCTTCTTAATGTATCTTCTGGAGGCAAACAGCTGAAGGACAGGGTTGTTGAGTGTGTCCCAGGAGCCAAGTGAACCCACAATAATTGCATTTGTTTCGACTGATTTGTAGGTCTTCCTCAGTTCCTGCTCCACGTTCTTGTAAGCGTCGATCTTCCTTTGTCTGGCGGCACGAAAGGAGTCCTTCTGGTTCTCAAACGGGATGGTTACATCAATGATGTAGGCCTTGTCGCCTCTTGCTAACACCAGGTCAGGTCGTTTACCACCACAGTTCGGAACCACTTGATTTTCATACAGGATGTTGAATCTGTCCTTATACAGGGCAGCATTCTTCACCCTGTCCACGATGTTGTTGTGGCGGAGCTGCATCAGTCTCGAGTACTTCATGCAGTGGTTAAGGCCATGAGGCAGTGTTTCAGGGAACTTGTGGCACCTCCTGCACAGAGTGCTGTGGTTTCCACTACGGTTACCCTGCTCCACATACCTCCTAACTGCATTCAGTGGCACGAGATTGAGCCTTGCTCTATGAATGAATCGCCAGTCACAGAACCTGGTGTATAGACCGTCATCCACAAAGTGAGAGCTAGCGGGTGACTCAGCAACTACACCCAGCACCTTTCCCTGGTCCTTATAGTTGTTGGTCAGGTCCAATGAGATCTTCGTCCGCTCTTCACGTCTAAACTTCTTGAAAACCTGGCGACGATCATTGGGTGCCAGGATCGCCCTACCAAATTCCAGAATCAGATCTCCCGCATTCAGTTTCCATGTCACGCCAAGGCGACACGAAGCCTTCCTGCAGTTGGTCCAGATAGAGGAAATCGGATTGGTTGAACCAGCATCCTCCCGCCGCTTATTTTCTGACAGGTACTTGCACACATCCTCCGGGGAGACCTCCTGAAGctattattatattcaattcgtattattattgtttatgatTTTGATGCATTTGATACAACTATGAATCCAATCCGTAGCCAGGGAACTTACTAAAATCTGGCATGTTCTTTCATCTTGGCTTCATGATTAGCATAATCGATAATTACTGGACACCCCATTTGCATGTATTTATTAGAAttgtaattatcattattaattataattatattagaattgcaatatataaatacagtcaaactcATTTATCCATTTCCTCGCATGCCCTTTAATAGGGCGGGCAGAGGCAAATCTTTACCTTATCCAttctcaaagaaaatttaaacaatgcaaCATCTAAATTAATGACTAGATCAGATTGATAGATTAACATACATGgtcaaaaaaaaatgcatgagcAACAGGTAGaatttattccaatattttccataaatcaACTTATTCACTATATTAACTGACAACTAATGCGTACAACCTGAAATTCATGACAGTTATTTACTAACTTGATACTTAATTGATTAAGaatgttttggaaaattaataatattgagcACAATTTGGCAATCCTTAAAGATACACAAATGGAATATAAGCGAATACATTTCTGGAAAaatcatttctaatttattaacacCATAAAAACTTTGACCAAGCAacgttttttagaaattttccatATTCGTCATACGTTTTTAGACACTTAACATTAtcacttattaaattaaataacttctcAGAATTATGGAATTATCTCCCTCTCCAGTGTAGTATACCATACAGCTAATTTAGAAGAATTTATTAACAGTGTAATGAGTTTATTTAACCAGCAGACACATATGACTCGAACATGAAAATATAAGGAACATAATTTCAAAGGATTTCTAATTTGAGCTACGATTATTATCCAACAGACTTTATTTTACATGCACGCAAAGAAGATCACACGACATGCCACGAAAGTAAGAATTTAAAAGgctaataagaaaagaaataaactagtaatatataaatttctagGTATTTTGCGATGCACACAAGAATCGAGAAAACAAGCTTCTTTTTGAGGCAGGAATACAGTTAACGGGCAGGAATACAgttaaattgacaaaaaaagtacttttttatacaaaaatcttTGAGCAAACagttgaaatgtaaatttatagaatgtctttgatttaaatttattcatgaatttttttctcctattaTTCTAGGAAGTTAACGCCATGCAATTACATTCGAAATGTTTACAACTGGATCATTTGTGATATTAAggtaaaacacatttttttccagTGATATGAACTGAAGCTCAGCGCGCGAGTTCGAAGTTGGGGTTTTAAAAggtttctcattaaaaaaatatttatgatttttttccaaaagcaAGCTTTCACTAAATAAagatatcattaattttatactggGCAGTTAATTCATTGTGTCGCTGATTTGTTTGTCGATACAAATCAGTACTATGAAGATGctcatggttttttttttaatggatagtTTTCCATtagtaattgttaaaaatataccaGTATCTGTATGGAATATTAATgggtaaaaagaaaagtttttataaatgctattatgcttttaaaataatgactattTGTATTGTTTTGTTCCTAATATAATTCTGACAgttatttcttacaataaagaaaattaacctCAGAATTctgatcatttaaatttttcagcttATAGAATCTCGGGAAGATTGTCAGGATAATTGCTGAGtctttgaaacttcatggtaaaaaaaagggggaaataaaCATCACTGATTGGAAGGGTATAAGTCTACCATGTTTGAGATTGGTGTCAAACTGATGCCTAGCACTTTGCAAATCTTTATCAGAAACTGGATTAAGAAAATGCTCaatccatatttatttattgtatctttgctattttctttattgtaatgcagtaaataaaaaaaagcttttctcTTCTCTTTTTGATtaagatgatattttaattgcCTGTTATTGTGGGCAATTATTTGGAAAGTAAAACatagtgataattttttctcttcaaattatattcaattattctaggtgtatatttttttagttaaaagtactaagaaaacaaaacaggaagaatttttcaatctgtagttttttttttgttaaatagtttagaaaatgattttttattctttctccgaaaaatttttgaatttcaatgcCGATTTCTAAATACCAATTCATATAGtaattttgttacaatattattttttattatagtaagatttccttttttcagttagaaattccttttttcaGTTCAGTATtagtggaataaaaaaaaaagtcaatttaattgttctttCAAATGTAAccaaaaacttataaaagtttatCCTAAAGAGATATATCCATATGAATGTGTTGCTTACTTGTTATACAGTGGTTTGAAACTGATCCATACAATTAAACtgcacttaattaaaaaatttaattttgtaacaagagtaactttttagtttttgtaacaAGAGtaacaaaacttattattaggttgaattatttttgtctcCTTAACTAACTGCAGCTacaagaaaattgaataaaatagctGAACCAGAAGTCAGCAAATCTATATCTGACCAACTTAACAAAAGTTATCGATAAAAACAACGCATGCTTGTtggagataaaatttttttatagttttaggtgctaaaaacaaatttaaaataataacttattaagtttgtaaatacagtgcaacaaaaaacataatgtgaatactttttgatctaatgatcctATCTTCACATACTAGAAGCCAATTTTAATGATTCCCAAatagctaattaattagtgcaggcaaaactttaagttacgaaaaaaattttctcttaattaacatgcctttttttaaaga
Encoded here:
- the LOC107442860 gene encoding uncharacterized protein, producing the protein MKYSRLMQLRHNNIVDRVKNAALYKDRFNILYENQVVPNCGGKRPDLVLARGDKAYIIDVTIPFENQKDSFRAARQRKIDAYKNVEQELRKTYKSVETNAIIVGSLGSWDTLNNPVLQLFASRRYIKKMAKLCVSDTIRTSRNIYVEHLTGKPQQIIFIGQYTLIFCYRIVTG